The following are encoded together in the Zonotrichia albicollis isolate bZonAlb1 chromosome 10, bZonAlb1.hap1, whole genome shotgun sequence genome:
- the SGO2 gene encoding shugoshin 2 isoform X1 translates to MKTQCWIWRKALPCGKEEEVKTEAILSASDTEILTRHNKLNFEKGQKDHLFIWTFPLTVCRLILRMDKGATAKSSCAVFTSNAAKGWMKKRDGALQAAKWNASLASKIKTKLINNSSMFKVSLQQNNKALALALSVEKENSRKLKNEKIFLQKEVEKLQLHNISLRQKLTRLNKTLIGIDAFLNENLLTAIEISSTSEALQSSFPLSAGPSSPTGNRLRSAHQSARSVELPAELPFIATANAKQQGSPSLGEASNSYKCATNLTEEVHSDQVKFASLLSPGTNNQKFIETEPMVDKNRFLKENQLCAELSCSSAFPAHGKNTQFLKQSEEPTEQYHGSLLPSYENVTERKKNAVLWKPRTQPNIKDFDKKCRPLNLLHHTINSSSNANDRNLQEGSSNLSCLTLSPLKFNNESKTDFNKLLFTDKMKPEETIYDADMELTASDASELLTVTAKGSYKLHQNKINNASSDKILPNFRKVKYSKKDKEKNKSKTEVHSNLHAEEMLSRAENSETPVTTDSQTQLFQNQTEQLPTGNSAEQQNRTSKAKDSRRTYQVNVMNPRKQETNKGRFSEMFGEVESRIQKTDSCSTVNKIPPEVYCAENLPFQDNISDVLALQQGFLNTNEKDTKPTIKRKTSQNLSKANTEKSCREENGQYGEYISKKSQAEINHYDNNKRKQDQKNIIQRKNNRKSSHRQGRDAENDSPHKVSQKADQKSSHFSPGRLKRTLAKASRKTRVIPKENLTRFSVCKNEELKHKDSLLAEAGQKAAVTQQMQVALVTQNGVALNTPLAKEQADDDADRLEKVDSSAVASEPSPISNFPDKHVKQKQRCSSDITETRPEKSYFMHIAQGSQNILDDQEVPHEMNSFVSKLKPVIEVESCKNVPFQADSSSQESLLGMELPALDNHNASINFSKLKSSEILRQNDRNEAPDAEKTEQNMDHISKQNNKNTLTPCHGRKALQELTNTSIQIQTSVPKSPQTLEASAAALRRGRPTVCYKEPSLQSKLRRGDRFTDTQFLNSPVFKVKNKGNFKSKSKFY, encoded by the exons GTGAAGACAGAAGCAATTCTTTCAGCTTCAGACACAGAAATCCTCACAAGACATAATAAACTCAATTTTGAAAAGGGTCAGAAAgaccatttatttatttggacGTTTCCCTTGACGGTGTGCAGATTGATTTTGAGGATGGATAAAGGTGCAACTGCTAAATCGTCATGTGCTGTCTTCACCTCAAATGCTGCTAAAGGATGGATGAAGAAGAGGGATGGAGCATTACAAGCTGCAAAATGGAATGCTTCTTTAGCTTCTAAAATCAAAACTAAATTAATAA ATAATTCATCTATGTTTAAAGTATCTTTACAACAAAATAACAAAGCATTAGCTCTGGCTTTGAgtgttgaaaaagaaaattctcgcaAGCTAAAGAATGAGAAGATTTTTCTTCAGAAGGAAGTAGAAAAACTGCAGCTTCATAACATCTCGCTTCGTCAGAAACTAACCCGTTTG AATAAAACTCTTATTGGAATAGATGCATTTTTGAATGAAAACCTCTTAACTGCAATAGAAATAAGCAGTACTTCTGAG GCTCTCCAGAGTTCCTTCCCGCTGTCAGCTGGCCCAAGCAGCCCTACTGGCAACAGGCTCAGGAGTGCCCATCAGTCAGCTCG atCTGTAGAATTGCCAGCAGAGCTTCCTTTCATTGCAACAGCTAATGCAAAGCAGCAAGGTAGCCCTTCTCTGGGTGAAGCATCAAATTCTTACAAGTGTGCCACTAATTTGACAGAGGAAGTGCATTCAGATCAAGTCAAGTTTGCATCACTCTTGTCTCCTGGTACAAATAATCAAAAGTTCATTGAAACAGAACCAATGGTTGACAAGAATAGATTTTTGAAAG AAAATCAACTGTGTGCAGAGTTAAGTTGCAGTAGTGCCTTCCCAGCTCATGGAAAAAATACACAATTCTTAAAACAGTCTGAGGAGCCTACAGAACAATATCATGGTAGCTTATTGCCATCCTATGAAAATGTgactgaaagaaagaaaaatgcagtaCTTTGGAAGCCAAGAACTCAACCTAATATAAAGGATTTTGATAAAAAATGTAGGCCATTGAATCTACTTCATCATACCATCAACAGTAGCAGCAATGCCAACGATAGGAATTTGCAGGAAGGTTCAAGTAACTTGTCTTGCCTTACTCTTTCACCTCTTAAATTTAACAATGAAAGTAAGACAGATTTTAACAAGCTGCTTTTTACTGACAAGATGAAGCCTGAAGAAACTATCTATGATGCTGATATGGAGTTGACTGCCAGTGATGCAAGTGAACTACTCACAGTTACAGCAAAAGGCAGTTATAAATTGcaccaaaataaaattaataatgcCAGTTCTGACAAAATATTACCAAATTTCAGAAAAGTAAAATATTCTAAGaaggataaagaaaaaaataaaagcaagacTGAAGTCCATTCAAATCTGCATGCAGAAGAAATGCTCTCTAGGGCTGAGAATAGTGAAACTCCAGTAACTACTGATTCACAAACTCAGCTATTCCAGAATCAGACAGAACAGCTACCTACAGGGAATTCTGCAGAGCAACAGAATAGAACAAGTAAAGCTAAGGATTCCAGGAGGACATACCAGGTTAATGTAATGAATCCAAGAAAACAAGAGACAAATAAAGGAAGATTCTCAGAAATGTTTGGAGAAGTGGAAAGCAGAATACAAAAAACAGATTCATGCTCAACTGTTAACAAGATCCCACCAGAAGTTTATTGTGCTGAAAATTTACCATTCCAAGATAACATTTCTGATGTATTGGCTTTACAGCAGGGCTTCCTGAATACAAATGAGAAAGATACCAAACCAACAATAAAGAGGAAGACTTCTCAAAACCTTTCcaaagcaaacacagaaaaatcctGTAGAGAGGAAAATGGCCAGTATGGAGAATATAtttcaaaaaaatctcaagCAGAGATAAACCACTATGACAACAACAAGAGAAAACAAGACCAGAAGAATATTATACAGcgaaaaaacaacagaaaaagtaGTCACAGACAAGGTAGAGATGCTGAAAATGACAGCCCTCATAAAGTTAGTCAGAAAGCAGACCAAAAGAGCAGCCATTTTTCACCAGGCAGATTGAAGCGTACATTGGCAAAGGCCAGCCGGAAAACACGTGTGATACCAAAGGAAAATCTCACGCGGTTCTCAGTTTGTAAAAATGAAGAATTGAAACACAAGGATTCATTGCTTgcagaggctggacagaaaGCAGCTGTAACTCAGCAAATGCAAGTAGCTTTAGTTACTCAGAATGGTGTCGCTCTGAATACACCACTAGCTAAAGAGCAGGCTGATGATGATGCTGACAGGTTAGAGAAGGTAGATTCCTCAGCTGTGGCAAGTGAACCCTCCCCCATAAGTAATTTTCCTGATAAGCATGTAAAGCAGAAACAGAGGTGTAGTTCTGATATTACTGAGACCAGACCAGAAAAAAGTTATTTCATGCATATTGCTCAGGGGAGTCAGAATATTTTGGATGACCAGGAAGTCCCTCATGAAATGAATTCCTTTGTGAGTAAGTTGAAGCCTGTGATTGAAGTTGAATCCTGTAAGAATGTGCCATTTCAGGCAGATAGTTCTTCCCAGGAAAGTCTTCTTGGTATGGAGCTCCCAGCTCTTGATAACCACAATGCTTCCATCAACTTTTCTAAACTGAAAAGCTCTGAAATCCTCAGGCAAAATGATCGTAATGAAGCACCAGATGctgaaaaaacagaacaaaatatgGATCATATTTCTAAACAGAACAACAAAAATACTCTGACACCTTGTCATG GGAGAAAAGCTCTCCAAGAACTGACAAATACTAGTATACAAATTCAGACTTCTGTAcctaaatccccccaaactttagaagcttcagcagcagcactgagacgAGGCAGACCCACTGTTTGCTACAAGGAACCCAGTCTGCAGAG CAAATTAAGGAGAGGGGATCGATTTACAGATACACAATTCCTGAATTCCCCAGTCttcaaagtaaaaaataaaggaaattttaaaagcaaatcaaAATTTTATTGA
- the SGO2 gene encoding shugoshin 2 isoform X2, with the protein MDKGATAKSSCAVFTSNAAKGWMKKRDGALQAAKWNASLASKIKTKLINNSSMFKVSLQQNNKALALALSVEKENSRKLKNEKIFLQKEVEKLQLHNISLRQKLTRLNKTLIGIDAFLNENLLTAIEISSTSEALQSSFPLSAGPSSPTGNRLRSAHQSARSVELPAELPFIATANAKQQGSPSLGEASNSYKCATNLTEEVHSDQVKFASLLSPGTNNQKFIETEPMVDKNRFLKENQLCAELSCSSAFPAHGKNTQFLKQSEEPTEQYHGSLLPSYENVTERKKNAVLWKPRTQPNIKDFDKKCRPLNLLHHTINSSSNANDRNLQEGSSNLSCLTLSPLKFNNESKTDFNKLLFTDKMKPEETIYDADMELTASDASELLTVTAKGSYKLHQNKINNASSDKILPNFRKVKYSKKDKEKNKSKTEVHSNLHAEEMLSRAENSETPVTTDSQTQLFQNQTEQLPTGNSAEQQNRTSKAKDSRRTYQVNVMNPRKQETNKGRFSEMFGEVESRIQKTDSCSTVNKIPPEVYCAENLPFQDNISDVLALQQGFLNTNEKDTKPTIKRKTSQNLSKANTEKSCREENGQYGEYISKKSQAEINHYDNNKRKQDQKNIIQRKNNRKSSHRQGRDAENDSPHKVSQKADQKSSHFSPGRLKRTLAKASRKTRVIPKENLTRFSVCKNEELKHKDSLLAEAGQKAAVTQQMQVALVTQNGVALNTPLAKEQADDDADRLEKVDSSAVASEPSPISNFPDKHVKQKQRCSSDITETRPEKSYFMHIAQGSQNILDDQEVPHEMNSFVSKLKPVIEVESCKNVPFQADSSSQESLLGMELPALDNHNASINFSKLKSSEILRQNDRNEAPDAEKTEQNMDHISKQNNKNTLTPCHGRKALQELTNTSIQIQTSVPKSPQTLEASAAALRRGRPTVCYKEPSLQSKLRRGDRFTDTQFLNSPVFKVKNKGNFKSKSKFY; encoded by the exons ATGGATAAAGGTGCAACTGCTAAATCGTCATGTGCTGTCTTCACCTCAAATGCTGCTAAAGGATGGATGAAGAAGAGGGATGGAGCATTACAAGCTGCAAAATGGAATGCTTCTTTAGCTTCTAAAATCAAAACTAAATTAATAA ATAATTCATCTATGTTTAAAGTATCTTTACAACAAAATAACAAAGCATTAGCTCTGGCTTTGAgtgttgaaaaagaaaattctcgcaAGCTAAAGAATGAGAAGATTTTTCTTCAGAAGGAAGTAGAAAAACTGCAGCTTCATAACATCTCGCTTCGTCAGAAACTAACCCGTTTG AATAAAACTCTTATTGGAATAGATGCATTTTTGAATGAAAACCTCTTAACTGCAATAGAAATAAGCAGTACTTCTGAG GCTCTCCAGAGTTCCTTCCCGCTGTCAGCTGGCCCAAGCAGCCCTACTGGCAACAGGCTCAGGAGTGCCCATCAGTCAGCTCG atCTGTAGAATTGCCAGCAGAGCTTCCTTTCATTGCAACAGCTAATGCAAAGCAGCAAGGTAGCCCTTCTCTGGGTGAAGCATCAAATTCTTACAAGTGTGCCACTAATTTGACAGAGGAAGTGCATTCAGATCAAGTCAAGTTTGCATCACTCTTGTCTCCTGGTACAAATAATCAAAAGTTCATTGAAACAGAACCAATGGTTGACAAGAATAGATTTTTGAAAG AAAATCAACTGTGTGCAGAGTTAAGTTGCAGTAGTGCCTTCCCAGCTCATGGAAAAAATACACAATTCTTAAAACAGTCTGAGGAGCCTACAGAACAATATCATGGTAGCTTATTGCCATCCTATGAAAATGTgactgaaagaaagaaaaatgcagtaCTTTGGAAGCCAAGAACTCAACCTAATATAAAGGATTTTGATAAAAAATGTAGGCCATTGAATCTACTTCATCATACCATCAACAGTAGCAGCAATGCCAACGATAGGAATTTGCAGGAAGGTTCAAGTAACTTGTCTTGCCTTACTCTTTCACCTCTTAAATTTAACAATGAAAGTAAGACAGATTTTAACAAGCTGCTTTTTACTGACAAGATGAAGCCTGAAGAAACTATCTATGATGCTGATATGGAGTTGACTGCCAGTGATGCAAGTGAACTACTCACAGTTACAGCAAAAGGCAGTTATAAATTGcaccaaaataaaattaataatgcCAGTTCTGACAAAATATTACCAAATTTCAGAAAAGTAAAATATTCTAAGaaggataaagaaaaaaataaaagcaagacTGAAGTCCATTCAAATCTGCATGCAGAAGAAATGCTCTCTAGGGCTGAGAATAGTGAAACTCCAGTAACTACTGATTCACAAACTCAGCTATTCCAGAATCAGACAGAACAGCTACCTACAGGGAATTCTGCAGAGCAACAGAATAGAACAAGTAAAGCTAAGGATTCCAGGAGGACATACCAGGTTAATGTAATGAATCCAAGAAAACAAGAGACAAATAAAGGAAGATTCTCAGAAATGTTTGGAGAAGTGGAAAGCAGAATACAAAAAACAGATTCATGCTCAACTGTTAACAAGATCCCACCAGAAGTTTATTGTGCTGAAAATTTACCATTCCAAGATAACATTTCTGATGTATTGGCTTTACAGCAGGGCTTCCTGAATACAAATGAGAAAGATACCAAACCAACAATAAAGAGGAAGACTTCTCAAAACCTTTCcaaagcaaacacagaaaaatcctGTAGAGAGGAAAATGGCCAGTATGGAGAATATAtttcaaaaaaatctcaagCAGAGATAAACCACTATGACAACAACAAGAGAAAACAAGACCAGAAGAATATTATACAGcgaaaaaacaacagaaaaagtaGTCACAGACAAGGTAGAGATGCTGAAAATGACAGCCCTCATAAAGTTAGTCAGAAAGCAGACCAAAAGAGCAGCCATTTTTCACCAGGCAGATTGAAGCGTACATTGGCAAAGGCCAGCCGGAAAACACGTGTGATACCAAAGGAAAATCTCACGCGGTTCTCAGTTTGTAAAAATGAAGAATTGAAACACAAGGATTCATTGCTTgcagaggctggacagaaaGCAGCTGTAACTCAGCAAATGCAAGTAGCTTTAGTTACTCAGAATGGTGTCGCTCTGAATACACCACTAGCTAAAGAGCAGGCTGATGATGATGCTGACAGGTTAGAGAAGGTAGATTCCTCAGCTGTGGCAAGTGAACCCTCCCCCATAAGTAATTTTCCTGATAAGCATGTAAAGCAGAAACAGAGGTGTAGTTCTGATATTACTGAGACCAGACCAGAAAAAAGTTATTTCATGCATATTGCTCAGGGGAGTCAGAATATTTTGGATGACCAGGAAGTCCCTCATGAAATGAATTCCTTTGTGAGTAAGTTGAAGCCTGTGATTGAAGTTGAATCCTGTAAGAATGTGCCATTTCAGGCAGATAGTTCTTCCCAGGAAAGTCTTCTTGGTATGGAGCTCCCAGCTCTTGATAACCACAATGCTTCCATCAACTTTTCTAAACTGAAAAGCTCTGAAATCCTCAGGCAAAATGATCGTAATGAAGCACCAGATGctgaaaaaacagaacaaaatatgGATCATATTTCTAAACAGAACAACAAAAATACTCTGACACCTTGTCATG GGAGAAAAGCTCTCCAAGAACTGACAAATACTAGTATACAAATTCAGACTTCTGTAcctaaatccccccaaactttagaagcttcagcagcagcactgagacgAGGCAGACCCACTGTTTGCTACAAGGAACCCAGTCTGCAGAG CAAATTAAGGAGAGGGGATCGATTTACAGATACACAATTCCTGAATTCCCCAGTCttcaaagtaaaaaataaaggaaattttaaaagcaaatcaaAATTTTATTGA